A region from the Triticum aestivum cultivar Chinese Spring chromosome 3D, IWGSC CS RefSeq v2.1, whole genome shotgun sequence genome encodes:
- the LOC123077840 gene encoding 3-methyl-2-oxobutanoate hydroxymethyltransferase 1, mitochondrial: protein MATGHAFRRLARRMLSNVPESTVYGGPRPQEAAAARRVTVTTLRGKHRRGEPITVVTAYDYPSAVHVDSAGIDVCLVGDSAAMVVHGHDTTLPISLDVMLEHCRAVARGASRPLLVGDLSFGCYESSSTQAVDSAVRVLKEGGMDAIKLEGGAPSRISAAKAIVEAGIAVMGHVGLTPQAISVLGGFRPQGKTVDSAIKVVETALALQEAGCFSVVLECVPAPVAAAATSALKIPTIGIGAGPFCSGQVLVYHDLLGMMQHPHHAKVTPKFCKQFGNVGSVINKALSDYKQEVETRSFPGPSHTPYKITATDVDGFANALQKMGLGEAADAAAAAAENSENDGKPSENS from the exons ATGGCGACGGGGCACGCCTTCCGGCGCCTGGCGCGGCGGATGCTGAGCAACGTGCCGGAGTCGACCGTCTATGGGGGCCCGCGgccgcaggaggcggcggcggcgcggcgcgtgaCGGTGACGACCCTCCGCGGGAAGCACCGCCGGGGGGAGCCCATCACCGTCGTCACCGCCTACGACTACCCCTCCGCTGTCCACGTCGACTCCGCGGGGATCGACGTCTGCCTCGTCGGCGACTCCGCCGCCATGGTCGTCCACGGCCACGATACCACCCTCCCCATCTCCCTCGACGTCATGCTCGAGCACTGCCGCGCCGTGGCGCGAGGCGCGTCGCGGCCGCTCCTCGTCGGCGACCTCTCCTTCGGTTGCTACGAGTCCTCTTCCACGCAG GCTGTTGACTCTGCGGTGAGGGTGTTAAAAGAAGGTGGAATGGATGCAATCAAACTGGAAGGAGGAGCTCCATCTAGGATCAGTGCAGCTAAGGCTATTGTGGAGGCTGGAATTGCTGTCATGGGGCACGTTGGGCTTACGCCGCAGGCTATTAGTGTACTTGGTGGGTTTCGACCACAGGGAAAGACAGTTGATAGTGCTATAAAG GTTGTAGAGACAGCACTCGCGTTGCAAGAGGCTGGTTGCTTCTCGGTTGTGTTGGAGTGTGTGCCAGCTCCGGTGGCAGCAGCTGCAACATCAGCATTGAAAATCCCAACCATCGGCATCGGTGCTGGGCCATTCTGCAGTGGGCAG GTCTTGGTGTACCATGACTTGTTAGGGATGATGCAGCATCCACACCATGCCAAG GTGACACCGAAATTCTGCAAGCAATTCGGCAACGTCGGCAGTGTCATTAACAAGGCGCTCTCAGACTACAAGCAAGAGGTGGAGACACGGTCTTTCCCTGGCCCGAGTCACACCCCGTATAAAATCACCGCAACAGATGTTGATGGCTTTGCCAATGCGCTACAGAAGATGGGTTTGGGTGAGGCTGCGGACGCTGCGGCTGCCGCTGCTGAGAACTCGGAAAATGATGGAAAACCGAGCGAAAACAGTTGA
- the LOC123077838 gene encoding GTPase Der, whose amino-acid sequence MGAAAVLLCAALRRSRPAAAALLLPRTLPSAPVPLPPPPLARALPLLPRLPFSAGCSYSTVAEISEPPAKPKGKPKRSPMKQSRIDFTKVDAALLPTIILVGRPNVGKSALFNRLIRRREALVYNTPGDHVTRDIREGVAKLGDLRFRVLDSAGLETAATSGSILARTVDMTGNVLVRSQFAIFLIDVRDGLQPLDLEVGQWLRKHASGIHTIVAMNKSESLDEHGVLTSAAGEAHRLGFGDPVAISAETGLGMAELYETLRPLFEEYMFQLPNNGLNQDDPTSEAEASEGDESKLPLQLAIVGRPNVGKSTLLNALLQEQRVLVGPESGLTRDSIRAKFQFDNRTVYLVDTAGWMERAGKEKGPSSLSVVQSRKNLMRAHIVALVLDAEKIAKSKNSVDHQEVMIARQAIEEGRGLVVVVNKMDLLRENQRLLEKVMDAVPKEIQTVIPQVTGIPVVFVSAMEGRGRVAVMHHVIETYEKWCFRLSTSRLNRWLRKVMSRHSWKDSATQPKVKYFTQVKARPPTFVTFMSGKTELSDTDIRFLTRSLKEDFDIGGIPIRILQRSIPRKVSSFKSNIKKRGSSIKRMKTDKRTEVSDPTQS is encoded by the exons AtgggcgccgccgccgtcctcctttGCGCAGCcctccgccggagccgccccgccgcggcAGCTCTCCTCCTCCCCCGCACCCTTCCTTCCGCGCCAGTTCCTCTACCTCCCCCTCCTCTCG CCCGTGCTTTACCTCTCCTCCCGCGCCTTCCATTCTCCGCCGGCTGCTCGTACTCCACCGTTGCAGAGATATCGGAGCCCCCCGCGAAGCCCAAGGGCAAGCCAAAGAGGAGCCCAATGAAGCAGTCCCGCATCGACTTCACCAAGGTGGACGCGGCGCTTCTCCCCACCATCATCCTCGTCGGCCGCCCCAACGTCGGCAAGTCCGCGCTCTTCAACAG ATTAATACGGAGGAGGGAGGCATTGGTGTATAATACACCTGGAGACCATGTCACCCGCGACATCCGAGAAGGAGTTGCCAAGCTTGGAGATCTTCGTTTTCGCGTGCTTGACTCAGCTGGACTTGAGACTGCAGCAACATCTGGGAGCATTCTTGCTCGGACGGTTGACATGACAGGGAATGTGTTAGTCAGATCTCAATTTGCCATTTTCTTGATTGATGTGAG GGATGGCCTACAACCGTTGGATCTTGAGGTCGGGCAATGGCTGCGAAAACATGCATCTGGCATACATACCATTGTCGCAATGAATAAGTCTGAGTCACTTGATGAGCATGGAGTTTTGACCTCGGCTGCTGGAGAAGCCCACAGGTTGGGTTTTGGTGACCCAGTTGCAATATCTGCAGAGACAGGCCTCGGGATGGCAGAGCTTTATGAGACACTCAGGCCATTGTTTGAGGAATACATGTTTCAACTTCCAAATA ATGGACTAAATCAAGATGACCCTACCTCCGAGGCTGAGGCCAGTGAAGGTGATGAAAGCAAGTTACCTCTGCAGTTAGCAATTGTGGGACGTCCTAATGTTGGGAAGTCGACCCTACTTAATGCCTTATTGCAAGAACAAAGAGTTCTGGTTGGTCCAGAGTCAGGCTTAACAAGGGACTCCATCCGGGCTAAGTTTCAATTTGACAACAGAACTGTATATTTG GTGGATACTGCTGGTTGGATGGAAAGAGCGGGAAAGGAGAAGGGGCCATCATCACTAAGTGTAGTACAATCAAGAAAGAACCTGATGAGAGCTCATATTGTAGCTCTTGTGCTCGATGCAGAGAAG ATTGCAAAGTCAAAGAATAGCGTGGATCATCAGGAAGTTATGATAGCACGGCAAGCAATCGAAGAAGGCCGTGGACTTGTTGTGGTTGTCAACAAAATGGATCTCCTTAGAGAAAACCAACGATTATTAGAAAAAGTGATGGATGCTGTTCCTAAAGAAATCCAGACAGTTATTCCTCAG GTTACAGGAATACCAGTTGTGTTCGTGTCAGCAATGGAGGGCAGGGGGCGGGTTGCTGTTATGCACCATGTTATAGAAACTTATGAGAAATGGTGTTTTAGATTGTCAACTTCGCGCCTGAACCGTTGGTTGCGTAAG GTTATGAGTAGACATTCATGGAAAGATTCAGCCACACAGCCAAAAGTGAAGTATTTCACTCAGGTGAAAGCGCGGCCACCAACATTTGTCACCTTTATGAGTGGGAAGACTGAGCTATCTGATACAGATATCAGGTTCTTGACAAGATCTCTCAAGGAAGATTTCGACATCGGGGGAATACCAATCCGGATCCTACAGCGTTCTATTCCAAGAAAAGTGTCGTCTTTCAAGAGCAATATCAAGAAAAGAGGATCTAGTATAAAAAGGATGAAAACAGACAAAAGAACAGAAGTGTCTGATCCTACCCAGTCATGA
- the LOC123077839 gene encoding uncharacterized protein gives MPSSSSSSNPFHCSLTSNPLPTSSPSSSSPAPHLLPVSSAFTAPSSSPSSSAPNLRRQPQRLMAGPAAAGGGKGAAGGGIKVGGSGGPAFVGQVFTMLDPSGNGLMAVTKRFDLPHFIADRTPTWFKRILSPLKKSDNDPVFRFFMDLNDSVSYVKRLNVPSGMVGACRLDVAYEHFKEKPHMFQFVPNEKQVKAANKLLKSIPQRGKRKKLAGVPVFSAQNLNIAVATNDGIRWYSPYFFDKNLLDNILEGSMDQHFHSMIQNRHIQRRRDIVDDSLTSEILEESADGLLEPPEMQELMNEIGPAGIPLSVVTKAAEIQCLDVVDKLLLGNKWLRRATGIQPHFPYVVDSFEERTAVSVDRIATSSNTSTASKDADCCPVDQQSQTLEPNIDSGNHRKQNSRDHGQSHFPFSNLLSNIWPGHDRMFKRQENDSRSRRYDSSMNNDFQENPLLPQITMVGISMSEGGQMSKANLKKTMDDLTKELEQAGEKTVFGGEKDPLFVANVGDYSRITKFSST, from the exons ATGccaagctcctcctcctcctccaaccccTTCCACTGCTCCCTCACCTCCAACCCCCTTCCCACCTCCTCTccatcttcctcgtctccggctcCGCACCTCCTCCCCGTATCCTCGGCCTTCACCGccccctcctcttccccttcctcgtcGGCGCCCAATCTCAGGCGGCAGCCGCAGCGGCTGATGGCCGGCCCGGCCGCGGCTGGCGGCGGGAAGGGGGCAGCAGGAGGAGGGATTAAGGTTGGCGGGAGCGGGGGGCCCGCGTTCGTGGGGCAGGTGTTCACCATGCTCGACCCCTCCGGGAACGGCCTCATGGCCGTCACCAAACGCTTCGACCTCCCGCACTTCATCGCCGACAG GACTCCTACATGGTTTAAAAGGATATTGTCACCATTGAAGAAGAGTGACAATGATCCAGTGTTTAGGTTTTTTATGGATCTGAATGATTCAG TGTCGTATGTTAAGCGGCTAAATGTCCCAAGTGGTATGGTGGGGGCTTGTCGCCTTGATGTAGCTTATGAACATTTCAAG GAAAAGCCTCACATGTTCCAGTTTGTTCCAAACGAGAAGCAG GTCAAAGCTGCTAATAAGCTCTTAAAGTCAATCCCACAAAGGGGAAAAAGGAAAAAACTTGCCGGTGTTCCTGTTTTTAGTGCTCAAAATTTGAATATTGCAGTGGCAACGAATGATGGAATTAGATG GTATTCACCATACTTTTTTGATAAAAACTTGCTGGACAATATTCTCGAAGGTTCAATGGATCAGCATTTTCATTCAATGATTCAAAACCGCCATATACAACGTAGAAGAGATATTGTTGATGATAGTTTAACATCAGAAATACTTGAAGAAAGTGCAGACGGCTTGCTTGAGCCCCCAGAG ATGCAAGAATTGATGAATGAGATTGGTCCAGCTGGAATACCATTAAGTGTTGTAACAAAAGCTGCTGAGATCCAGTGTCTTGATGTTGTTGATAAATTACTTTTAGGAAATAAGTGGCTCAGAAGAGCTACTGGCATACAACCACATTTTCCTTATGTTGTTGACTCATTTGAAGAAAG GACTGCAGTTTCAGTTGACAGGATTGCTACCTCCAGTAATACTTCGACTGCCTCTAAGGATGCTGACTGCTGTCCAGTTGATCAGCAATCTCAAACTTTGGAGCCAAACATTGATAGCGGCAACCATAGAAAACAAAATAGCCGAGATCATGGCCAGTCTCATTTCCCATTTAGCAATCTACTTTCTAATATTTGGCCAGGGCATGATAGAATGTTCAAAAGGCAAGAAAATGACTCCAGATCCAGAAG ATATGATTCAAGCATGAACAATGATTTCCAAGAAAACCCTCTTCTCCCCCAAATCACCATGGTTGGCATCTCAATGAGCGAAGGGGGACAAATGAGCAAAGCCAACCTAAAGAAAACAATGGATGACTTGACAAAAGAATTGGAGCAAGCAGGCGAAAAAACGGTCTTTGGCGGTGAGAAAGATCCGCTGTTTGTTGCCAATGTTGGTGATTACTCCAGGATTACAAAGTTTAGCTCGACATGA